One genomic region from Haloarcula taiwanensis encodes:
- a CDS encoding histidine kinase — translation MGGELTVTFDLDSFEAVTRQLMAAESEREICEIAMSEISSVFDLPLGALWLYDSDATELQLAASTERADEVFDWPVTYRPGNSLSWEAFEQDEVRTYSELDDEQRQYNENSPVSSEIILPLTEYGVINIGSLTPVTFDDETVRLARMYATHVQAALQKAEREHDLRVQRDRMEQFIGVVSHDLRNPLHVVEGRIELVRESGDLSHLDDAAEGVARMESLINDLLTLAKEGYAVEDRTAISLDTIVEQTWEMARTADATLQIEGSAPVFGDQNRLKQVFENLFRNAADHAGDDVTVWVGPLVDSGAADIGSADARNEGRVIGFYVADDGPGIPPDKLNDLLSVDALSGSDSGLGLSIVAQITDAHGWDISVTESRAGGARFEVTDGTKPVSPFHSS, via the coding sequence ATGGGTGGGGAGTTAACCGTTACATTCGATCTCGATTCGTTCGAGGCTGTAACACGACAGCTGATGGCTGCGGAGTCCGAGCGAGAGATCTGCGAAATCGCAATGTCGGAGATTTCGTCTGTGTTTGACCTGCCACTCGGAGCACTGTGGCTGTATGACAGCGACGCGACGGAGCTACAGCTGGCCGCGTCGACGGAGCGGGCGGACGAGGTGTTCGACTGGCCGGTTACCTACCGACCCGGCAACAGCCTCTCGTGGGAGGCGTTCGAGCAGGACGAAGTGCGGACGTACTCGGAACTCGACGACGAGCAGCGCCAGTACAACGAAAACTCCCCCGTCAGCAGCGAGATCATCCTCCCGCTTACCGAGTACGGCGTTATCAACATTGGGTCGCTAACCCCCGTTACGTTCGACGATGAAACGGTTCGACTCGCGAGGATGTACGCGACGCACGTTCAGGCGGCACTACAGAAAGCCGAGCGCGAGCATGACCTCCGCGTCCAGCGCGACCGGATGGAACAGTTCATCGGTGTCGTCTCACACGACCTCAGAAACCCGCTTCACGTTGTCGAGGGACGCATTGAACTCGTCCGAGAGAGCGGTGACCTGTCCCACCTCGACGACGCGGCGGAAGGCGTGGCTCGCATGGAATCACTCATCAATGACTTGCTAACACTTGCCAAGGAGGGGTATGCAGTCGAAGACCGCACTGCCATATCGCTTGACACCATTGTCGAACAGACATGGGAGATGGCCCGAACAGCCGACGCGACGTTGCAGATCGAAGGGTCCGCCCCGGTGTTCGGTGATCAGAACCGCCTCAAACAGGTGTTCGAGAATCTCTTTCGGAATGCGGCGGACCACGCGGGCGACGACGTGACCGTCTGGGTCGGCCCACTTGTCGACAGCGGGGCAGCCGATATCGGCAGTGCGGATGCGCGGAACGAAGGCCGAGTAATCGGCTTCTACGTCGCCGACGACGGACCAGGAATCCCGCCCGACAAACTGAACGACCTGCTCTCGGTCGACGCTCTCTCAGGCAGTGACAGCGGCCTCGGCCTGTCTATCGTCGCACAGATCACTGATGCCCACGGCTGGGACATCTCTGTGACCGAGAGCAGGGCCGGCGGCGCACGATTTGAAGTGACCGACGGGACGAAACCGGTCTCACCGTTTCACTCCTCGTAG